From Vreelandella neptunia, the proteins below share one genomic window:
- a CDS encoding biotin--[acetyl-CoA-carboxylase] ligase: MTIGNLMRLLSDGEVHSGEQLGEALGISRAAVWKQLKKLEALGVEVVAVKGRGYQLSQCLEPLEGAKIVAQLPAQARHHLARLFVEDQLPSSNEYLRQRFEQGAGHGEVCLVELQTAGRGRRGRVWTTPWGQSLMLSLGWRFESGIAVLEGLSLAVGVVVAQVLEQHGVAPRLKWPNDILLSEQGDDPGDELGKLAGILIEVTGDAAGPCEVVIGMGMNLWLPPAQRAAIDQPVAALFERLPNISRNQLASEVVAGLLAMLASFEQDGFGAWRDAWNQRHAYAGLPIRVIQGQQTSDAVAGEVDESGNLWVAENGHSRRLAGGEISVRRRL, from the coding sequence ATGACCATCGGCAACCTGATGCGTTTGTTAAGCGATGGCGAGGTTCACTCTGGCGAGCAGCTGGGTGAAGCGCTGGGTATTTCTCGTGCGGCGGTGTGGAAGCAGTTAAAAAAACTGGAGGCGTTAGGGGTGGAGGTAGTGGCGGTGAAAGGCCGTGGCTACCAGCTATCCCAGTGCCTGGAGCCCCTGGAAGGCGCCAAAATCGTTGCGCAGTTGCCCGCTCAGGCGCGCCACCACCTTGCGCGCCTGTTTGTTGAAGATCAGTTACCCTCCAGCAACGAGTATCTGCGTCAGCGCTTTGAGCAGGGCGCCGGACATGGCGAGGTGTGCCTGGTTGAGCTACAGACGGCAGGGCGTGGCCGCCGGGGGCGTGTCTGGACGACGCCCTGGGGGCAGAGCCTCATGCTTTCGCTGGGCTGGCGCTTTGAGTCGGGTATCGCGGTGCTGGAAGGCTTGAGCTTAGCGGTAGGCGTCGTGGTTGCCCAAGTGCTCGAGCAGCATGGTGTTGCACCGAGGCTCAAGTGGCCTAACGATATTCTGCTCTCCGAGCAGGGTGATGACCCAGGCGATGAGTTAGGCAAGCTGGCCGGTATACTTATCGAAGTGACCGGTGATGCGGCAGGCCCCTGCGAAGTTGTCATTGGTATGGGCATGAATTTGTGGTTGCCGCCCGCCCAGCGGGCAGCTATCGATCAGCCTGTGGCCGCGCTTTTCGAGCGGCTGCCGAATATTTCACGCAATCAACTGGCCTCTGAGGTGGTGGCAGGCCTGCTGGCTATGCTGGCTAGCTTTGAGCAGGACGGTTTTGGCGCTTGGCGGGATGCCTGGAACCAGCGCCACGCCTATGCAGGGCTGCCTATTCGAGTGATACAGGGGCAGCAGACCAGCGATGCCGTCGCGGGGGAAGTGGATGAGAGTGGTAACCTATGGGTTGCCGAAAATGGTCACTCGCGACGCCTAGCTGGCGGTGAGATTAGCGTACGCAGGCGTTTATGA
- the rplK gene encoding 50S ribosomal protein L11, with translation MAKKVQAYIKLQVAAGKANPSPPVGPALGQHGVNIMEFCKAFNAATQEIEPGLPTPVVITVYSDRSFTFVTKTPPAAVLLKKAAGIKSGSGEPNKKKVGTVTREQLEEIAKTKEPDLTAANLDAAVRTIAGSARSMGLNVEGL, from the coding sequence ATGGCCAAGAAAGTACAGGCTTACATCAAACTGCAGGTTGCTGCAGGTAAAGCCAATCCAAGCCCGCCGGTAGGCCCAGCACTGGGTCAGCACGGCGTGAACATCATGGAATTCTGTAAGGCGTTCAACGCCGCGACTCAAGAAATTGAGCCGGGCCTGCCGACGCCAGTCGTGATCACTGTCTACTCTGACCGTAGCTTCACGTTCGTTACCAAGACGCCGCCTGCTGCCGTGCTGCTGAAAAAAGCCGCTGGTATCAAGTCCGGTTCTGGTGAGCCGAACAAGAAGAAGGTCGGCACCGTAACGCGTGAACAGCTTGAAGAGATCGCCAAGACTAAAGAGCCTGATTTAACGGCTGCGAATCTCGATGCCGCTGTACGCACCATTGCTGGCAGCGCGCGCAGCATGGGCCTAAACGTGGAGGGTCTCTGA
- a CDS encoding branched-chain amino acid ABC transporter permease, with amino-acid sequence MSNSEKTRNPAYTPQDATPARRFPLRELILFGVLLVAILAVYAIMGAAYSTRMLVEAACYAILALGLTIQWGYAGQFNAGVMGFVALGGFCAMFFSVPVNDAFWGTALPGEFGRVLLYGAAAIVLIVGASKLDRLGVPKPLRTFITVVLGVVLYLVVISQLREVTDAIENQAGFVGGLGLPPWIGWIVGGALAGGVGYFIGHICLGLRSDYLAIATLGIAEIIKAFLKNSDWLTRGTATVSPLPWPTPGPAELGFTLSRAIYLSFTAVIIAVIFFLLNRAYNAPWGRMIRAIRDNEVSAAAMGKDINKRRLEIFVLGCILMGLGGGILGTFNSLFDPQGYLPLNHTFLVLVMVILGGPGNNLGTIFGAVAVYIIWIMSEPLALFLMQLAVAFGEGAFGWDAPGNMDSRALQARVLVIGLLITMVLRFAPKGLLPEKIKSHS; translated from the coding sequence ATGAGCAATTCAGAAAAAACCCGCAACCCTGCCTACACTCCCCAAGACGCCACGCCTGCCCGTCGCTTCCCGCTGCGTGAACTGATCCTGTTTGGTGTGCTGCTCGTAGCGATTTTGGCGGTGTACGCCATCATGGGCGCCGCCTACAGCACACGCATGCTAGTCGAGGCCGCCTGCTACGCCATTCTGGCGTTAGGGTTAACGATTCAATGGGGCTACGCAGGGCAGTTCAACGCCGGGGTCATGGGCTTCGTCGCCCTGGGTGGCTTTTGTGCGATGTTCTTCAGCGTACCGGTCAACGACGCCTTCTGGGGCACGGCGCTACCCGGTGAATTTGGCCGCGTATTGCTGTATGGCGCAGCCGCTATTGTCTTGATTGTTGGCGCCAGCAAGCTGGATCGACTGGGCGTACCCAAGCCACTGCGTACGTTTATCACTGTGGTGCTGGGTGTGGTGCTTTACCTTGTGGTGATTAGCCAGCTGCGTGAAGTCACTGATGCGATTGAAAACCAGGCAGGCTTTGTCGGTGGGCTCGGCTTACCGCCCTGGATCGGCTGGATTGTCGGTGGCGCGCTAGCGGGTGGCGTCGGCTACTTTATTGGCCATATCTGTCTGGGTTTACGCAGCGACTATCTGGCGATAGCCACCCTAGGCATAGCCGAAATCATTAAAGCTTTTTTGAAAAACTCTGACTGGCTAACTCGTGGTACCGCCACGGTATCCCCACTTCCCTGGCCCACACCGGGGCCTGCCGAACTCGGGTTTACGCTCTCCCGGGCTATCTACCTTTCGTTTACCGCGGTGATCATCGCGGTGATCTTCTTTCTGCTCAATCGCGCCTACAACGCCCCCTGGGGCCGAATGATCCGGGCGATTCGCGACAATGAAGTCTCCGCTGCGGCGATGGGTAAAGACATCAACAAACGGCGTCTGGAGATCTTCGTGCTGGGCTGCATTCTGATGGGCTTAGGCGGCGGCATACTGGGCACCTTCAACAGCCTTTTCGATCCTCAAGGCTACCTGCCGCTGAACCATACCTTCCTGGTGTTGGTGATGGTGATACTTGGCGGGCCGGGCAATAACCTGGGCACCATTTTTGGCGCTGTGGCGGTATACATCATCTGGATTATGTCCGAGCCCCTGGCGCTGTTCTTAATGCAGTTAGCGGTGGCCTTTGGCGAAGGCGCGTTCGGCTGGGATGCACCGGGCAATATGGATAGCCGCGCCCTACAGGCACGGGTGCTGGTGATTGGCTTGTTGATCACCATGGTGCTGCGCTTTGCGCCCAAAGGCCTGCTACCCGAGAAGATCAAAAGCCACAGTTGA
- the secE gene encoding preprotein translocase subunit SecE codes for MKPGSVKHGAEVQQTRHDGLKWAAVVALLVVAVVGNTYFADIGLLYRVLGVVVLCVIAGLIALTTTKGRDLVELARSAKKEIQRVVWPTRAETIQTTAIVLVAVLVVGLMLWLIDTLLGWAMSGVIG; via the coding sequence ATGAAGCCTGGTTCTGTAAAACATGGCGCCGAGGTGCAACAGACGCGCCATGACGGGCTCAAGTGGGCGGCGGTCGTAGCGCTGCTTGTCGTTGCTGTTGTTGGTAATACCTATTTCGCCGATATTGGCCTGCTCTACCGCGTGCTTGGCGTAGTGGTGTTGTGTGTGATTGCGGGTTTAATCGCGCTAACCACTACCAAAGGTCGTGATTTAGTAGAGCTTGCCAGAAGCGCCAAGAAAGAGATTCAGCGCGTTGTATGGCCGACCCGAGCCGAAACCATTCAAACCACGGCCATTGTGCTAGTGGCCGTTTTGGTGGTGGGGCTAATGCTGTGGTTGATCGACACTCTTCTTGGCTGGGCGATGTCCGGCGTCATTGGTTAG
- a CDS encoding branched-chain amino acid ABC transporter permease, which translates to MNELVFFINNVVISGSVSGSIYAIGAIGVTLIFSIMRFAHFAHADMMTFGAFMVLLLTTLFPAAGASLGVPTAVLMLPLAMLLTAALAVGIDKTFYKPLRAHGVKPIVLVIGSLGVTLILQGLIRLFSGTGGQSLYVDDRKEIFRLALPFEGARAPIVVTEPQIYLFVITIVAVVALHLFLNRSRLGKAMRAMSDNPELAQASGINTNTIVAVTWMIAGALAAIAGTLLSLDVTFKPDLSFFLLLPIFAAAIVGGVGHPYGAIAGGFVVGFAETLAVFNWNVLLRPFSDSLPAWLELPSNLAFVGTEYKIVVPFFILVAILVWRPTGLFKGKVI; encoded by the coding sequence GTGAACGAACTGGTTTTTTTCATCAATAATGTGGTGATTTCGGGCAGCGTCAGCGGCTCTATTTATGCCATTGGGGCCATTGGAGTAACGCTGATTTTCAGCATTATGCGCTTTGCCCACTTCGCCCACGCCGACATGATGACCTTCGGCGCCTTTATGGTGCTGCTACTCACCACGCTATTTCCGGCGGCTGGCGCCAGCCTCGGCGTACCCACCGCCGTGCTAATGCTGCCGCTGGCGATGCTGCTTACTGCCGCCTTAGCGGTGGGAATCGATAAAACTTTCTATAAACCGCTACGTGCCCATGGGGTCAAACCGATTGTGCTGGTAATTGGCTCGCTGGGGGTCACGCTGATTCTACAGGGCTTGATCCGCCTCTTTTCGGGCACCGGCGGGCAGAGTTTATATGTCGACGACCGTAAAGAGATCTTCCGACTTGCGCTTCCCTTCGAGGGTGCCCGGGCTCCGATTGTGGTTACCGAGCCGCAGATTTACCTGTTCGTGATTACCATCGTTGCGGTCGTCGCACTGCACCTTTTCCTTAACCGTTCGCGGTTAGGCAAGGCAATGCGCGCCATGTCGGATAACCCTGAGCTGGCCCAAGCATCGGGTATTAATACCAATACCATTGTGGCGGTGACATGGATGATTGCCGGAGCGCTGGCGGCTATTGCCGGAACGTTGCTCTCCTTAGACGTTACCTTCAAACCCGATTTGAGCTTCTTCCTGCTGCTGCCCATTTTCGCCGCCGCCATTGTGGGTGGCGTAGGCCACCCTTACGGCGCCATTGCCGGTGGCTTTGTGGTCGGCTTTGCCGAAACCCTGGCGGTGTTTAACTGGAACGTGCTGCTGCGCCCCTTCAGCGATAGCTTGCCCGCCTGGCTGGAGCTACCGTCGAATCTGGCCTTCGTGGGTACCGAGTACAAAATTGTAGTGCCGTTTTTCATTCTGGTAGCCATTTTGGTATGGCGTCCCACCGGACTCTTTAAGGGCAAGGTGATCTAA
- a CDS encoding ABC transporter ATP-binding protein: MPLIDARDVHGGYGGMNILNGVNMTLEADEVGVIVGPNGAGKSTMLKAVFGLLHVNQGEILLNGQPIQNLPPNQLVKRGMGFVPQEKNVFPSLSVQENLEMGAFLKPQNVKRMLAQIYEFFPPLYEKRRQPAGELSGGQRQMVAMGRALMAEPSLLLLDEPTAGLSPLYMNEIFDRVKQINAAGVGILMVEQNAKQALAIADKGFVLAAGQNRFTDTGAALLADPDVAKSFLGG, from the coding sequence ATGCCATTAATCGACGCACGGGATGTGCACGGCGGCTATGGCGGCATGAATATCCTTAACGGGGTAAACATGACGCTGGAAGCCGATGAGGTCGGTGTTATCGTCGGCCCTAACGGGGCGGGTAAATCCACCATGCTGAAAGCGGTCTTTGGACTGCTGCATGTTAATCAGGGCGAGATACTGCTTAACGGCCAGCCAATCCAAAACCTGCCGCCTAACCAGCTGGTAAAGCGCGGCATGGGTTTCGTGCCCCAGGAGAAGAACGTTTTCCCCAGCCTTTCGGTGCAGGAAAACCTGGAGATGGGCGCCTTTTTAAAGCCGCAAAACGTCAAGCGCATGCTCGCTCAGATCTATGAGTTTTTCCCACCACTGTACGAAAAGCGCCGCCAGCCTGCCGGTGAGCTTTCCGGTGGACAGCGCCAAATGGTCGCCATGGGGCGTGCTTTGATGGCCGAACCAAGCCTGCTGCTGCTGGACGAGCCAACTGCGGGGCTGTCGCCGCTGTATATGAATGAGATTTTCGACCGCGTCAAACAGATCAACGCCGCTGGCGTGGGTATTTTGATGGTGGAACAGAACGCCAAACAGGCACTCGCGATTGCCGATAAGGGCTTTGTGCTGGCCGCGGGCCAAAACCGCTTTACCGACACTGGGGCGGCACTGCTCGCTGACCCCGATGTCGCCAAAAGCTTTTTGGGCGGCTAG
- a CDS encoding ABC transporter ATP-binding protein produces the protein MTPLIEVQRVNKAFGGLQVINDCSIQVEKGSITGMIGPNGAGKSTLFNLIAGALAPDSGRVLLDGEDITSLSADQRFHRGLLRTFQIAHEFSQMSALENLMMVPPKQAGEDLFSAWLKPGKVQREEAEVRRRALEVIDFVGLHHVRNELAGNLSGGQKKLLELGRTMMTNAKVVLLDEIAAGVNRTLLGDLIGNIERLNREMGYTFLVIEHDMEMIARLCDPVIVLAQGSVMVEGHINDIQNNPEVIEAYFGTDAA, from the coding sequence ATGACCCCTCTTATTGAAGTACAGCGAGTCAACAAAGCGTTCGGCGGCCTACAGGTGATTAACGACTGCTCCATTCAAGTGGAGAAGGGCTCCATTACCGGGATGATTGGTCCCAACGGCGCTGGTAAATCAACCCTGTTTAATCTCATTGCCGGCGCACTGGCCCCCGACAGCGGCCGAGTACTGCTCGATGGTGAAGACATTACCTCGCTCAGCGCCGATCAGCGCTTTCATCGCGGCTTACTGCGCACCTTTCAGATCGCCCACGAGTTCAGCCAGATGAGCGCGCTGGAAAACCTGATGATGGTGCCACCCAAACAAGCCGGTGAAGACCTTTTCAGTGCCTGGTTAAAGCCCGGTAAGGTGCAGCGGGAAGAGGCAGAGGTGCGCCGCCGTGCCCTGGAAGTCATCGACTTTGTTGGCCTACATCATGTGCGCAACGAGCTGGCGGGTAATTTGTCCGGGGGGCAAAAGAAGCTGCTAGAGCTTGGCCGCACCATGATGACCAATGCCAAGGTAGTGCTCCTTGATGAGATCGCCGCCGGGGTGAACCGCACCCTGTTGGGCGATTTGATCGGCAATATTGAGCGGCTCAACCGCGAAATGGGTTACACCTTCCTGGTCATTGAGCACGATATGGAGATGATTGCCCGCCTTTGCGACCCGGTTATCGTGCTGGCTCAGGGCAGTGTGATGGTGGAGGGGCATATCAACGACATCCAGAATAACCCTGAGGTCATCGAGGCCTACTTCGGTACCGATGCCGCTTAA
- a CDS encoding sodium-dependent transporter, whose product MSGHNVWTHKGTFLLAAVGSAVGLGNLWRFPYLTGENGGGAFILVYALTIFAVGIPILIAEIMLGRTSRQSPIMGMRHLTKTHGTSRAWETIGWLGAASAFLILSFYSVIAGWAIHYTWLMLTGSLVGADAQTISTGFDALLAAPGLMTLYHTLFIAASALIVGMGIHKGIESGLRIMMPALFVILLVVLAYGVVNGDIGAAASFLFTFNIADLSLEGWLQAMGQSFFTLSLGMGAIMAYGAYMPSDVSLTRTAFAVAIVDTAVAMVAGLAIFALVFGAGLETGQGPGLMFVTLPLAFAEMPFGALVGGVFFILVLGAAISSSISLIEPVAAFLVERFDMTRPQAVAIMVIAAWAMGLLTVVSFNIWAEGTIFHSLFGRSAFEFIELLTNIFMPVGGLLIALFAGWALTQSEVMKELGSSVTWFKFWRFLVRFVAPAAVAFVFLRTIPQVDGYLIPTLGALLIIGAFAASQRWLKKPRQTT is encoded by the coding sequence ATGAGCGGTCATAACGTCTGGACGCATAAAGGCACTTTTCTTCTCGCCGCGGTTGGCTCCGCCGTCGGCTTGGGCAATCTGTGGCGCTTCCCCTACCTCACCGGTGAAAACGGTGGCGGTGCTTTTATACTGGTCTACGCATTGACGATCTTCGCCGTCGGCATCCCGATTCTGATTGCCGAGATCATGCTGGGACGCACCAGCCGCCAGAGTCCGATTATGGGTATGCGGCACCTGACCAAAACCCATGGCACCTCACGAGCCTGGGAAACGATTGGCTGGCTGGGCGCCGCCTCGGCGTTTTTGATTTTAAGCTTTTACTCGGTGATCGCCGGGTGGGCGATTCACTACACCTGGCTGATGCTGACCGGCTCCCTGGTCGGCGCCGACGCGCAGACCATTAGCACTGGCTTTGACGCTCTGTTGGCAGCTCCTGGCCTAATGACGCTCTATCACACCCTTTTCATTGCCGCGTCCGCGCTGATTGTGGGTATGGGGATTCATAAAGGCATAGAATCAGGCCTGCGCATTATGATGCCCGCGCTGTTTGTGATTCTGCTGGTGGTGCTCGCCTACGGCGTGGTGAATGGCGACATAGGCGCCGCCGCCAGCTTCCTGTTTACCTTTAATATCGCCGACCTCAGCCTTGAGGGCTGGCTGCAGGCCATGGGCCAGTCATTCTTCACCCTTAGCCTGGGCATGGGAGCCATCATGGCTTACGGTGCCTATATGCCCAGCGATGTCTCACTGACCCGCACCGCCTTTGCTGTCGCTATCGTCGATACCGCCGTGGCGATGGTGGCAGGCCTGGCCATTTTTGCCCTGGTGTTTGGCGCCGGGCTGGAAACCGGACAAGGCCCTGGGCTTATGTTTGTTACCCTTCCGCTGGCGTTTGCCGAGATGCCGTTTGGCGCTTTGGTCGGCGGTGTGTTCTTTATCCTGGTGCTCGGCGCCGCTATCAGCTCCTCTATTTCGCTGATTGAGCCTGTCGCCGCCTTCCTAGTGGAGCGCTTTGACATGACCCGCCCCCAGGCTGTAGCGATTATGGTTATCGCCGCCTGGGCAATGGGCCTGTTGACCGTGGTTAGCTTCAATATCTGGGCTGAGGGGACGATATTCCATAGCCTGTTTGGGCGCAGCGCGTTTGAGTTTATCGAGCTACTCACCAATATCTTTATGCCGGTGGGCGGTCTGCTGATAGCCCTATTCGCCGGCTGGGCGCTAACCCAGAGCGAAGTGATGAAGGAACTGGGCAGCAGCGTCACTTGGTTTAAATTTTGGCGGTTTCTGGTGCGCTTTGTGGCCCCCGCCGCCGTCGCCTTTGTGTTTTTACGCACCATTCCTCAGGTGGATGGCTATCTTATCCCCACCCTTGGCGCACTGCTCATTATTGGTGCCTTTGCAGCCAGCCAGCGGTGGCTGAAAAAACCACGACAAACAACTTAA
- the typA gene encoding translational GTPase TypA, with the protein MQNQQNSSAVNNLRNVAIIAHVDHGKTTLVDKLLSQSGTLDRKAEGQERIMDSNDQEKERGITILAKNTAIQWQDSEGNGYHINIVDTPGHADFGGEVERVMSMVDSVLLLVDAVDGPMPQTRFVTQKAFAQGLRPIVVVNKIDRPGARPDWVIDQIFDLFDNLGASDEQLDFPIIYCSALNGIAGMDPEELADNMDPMFQAIVDIVEPPKVELNGPFQMQISALDYNSYVGVIGLGRIKRGAVKPNQQVSIIGVDGNVRKGKIGQVMTHMGLERVQTNEATAGDIVCVTGIDDLSISDTLCDPAKVEALPPLSVDEPTVSMTFQVNDSPFAGKDGKFVTSRNIKDRLDQELIHNVALRVEQGETPEKFKVSGRGELHLSVLIETMRREGFELAVGRPEVIIKEIDGEKQEPYEEVIIDCEEQHQGSIMEELGYRKGEMTNMLPDGKGRVRLDFIIPARGLIGFRGQFLTLTSGTGILTSRFDHYGPLKPEASIERRNGVLVSMVDGKALAYALYALQERGKLIIDHATEVYEGMLIGINNRANDMVVNPTKGKKLDNMRSTGNDENIVLTPPVKFSLEQAIEFLDSDELVEVTPAHIRLRKKLLKETERKRYSKK; encoded by the coding sequence ATGCAAAACCAGCAAAACTCCAGCGCGGTTAATAACCTGCGCAACGTCGCGATCATAGCCCACGTTGACCATGGTAAAACCACACTGGTCGACAAACTCCTGAGCCAGTCTGGCACCCTTGACCGTAAAGCAGAAGGTCAAGAGCGCATCATGGACTCAAACGATCAGGAAAAAGAGCGTGGCATTACCATTTTGGCCAAGAATACGGCCATTCAATGGCAAGACAGCGAAGGTAATGGCTACCACATCAACATCGTGGATACGCCTGGGCACGCCGATTTCGGCGGCGAGGTTGAGCGCGTCATGTCAATGGTCGATTCGGTGCTACTGCTAGTAGACGCCGTTGATGGCCCGATGCCGCAAACCCGCTTTGTGACCCAGAAAGCCTTCGCCCAAGGCCTGAGGCCGATCGTGGTGGTCAACAAAATTGACCGTCCCGGCGCACGCCCTGACTGGGTTATCGACCAGATTTTTGATCTGTTCGACAACCTCGGTGCGTCTGACGAACAGCTCGATTTCCCGATCATCTACTGCTCTGCCCTAAACGGCATTGCCGGTATGGATCCTGAAGAGCTGGCGGACAACATGGATCCCATGTTCCAGGCCATCGTCGATATCGTCGAGCCGCCTAAGGTTGAGCTTAACGGCCCCTTCCAGATGCAGATCTCTGCGCTTGATTACAACAGCTACGTAGGCGTTATCGGCCTGGGTCGCATCAAGCGTGGCGCGGTGAAACCGAACCAGCAAGTGTCGATCATCGGCGTTGATGGCAATGTGCGTAAAGGCAAAATCGGTCAGGTCATGACCCATATGGGTCTTGAGCGCGTGCAGACCAACGAAGCCACCGCGGGCGACATCGTCTGTGTTACCGGCATCGACGATCTGTCGATTTCGGATACGCTATGCGATCCGGCCAAGGTCGAGGCACTGCCGCCACTGTCCGTCGACGAACCGACCGTTTCAATGACCTTCCAGGTCAACGATTCACCGTTCGCCGGTAAAGATGGCAAGTTTGTGACCAGCCGCAACATCAAGGATCGCCTTGATCAAGAGCTGATTCACAACGTGGCACTGCGCGTTGAACAGGGCGAAACCCCTGAGAAGTTCAAGGTTTCTGGGCGTGGCGAGCTGCACCTCTCGGTGCTGATCGAAACCATGCGCCGTGAAGGCTTTGAGCTGGCCGTAGGCCGCCCCGAAGTCATCATCAAAGAGATCGACGGTGAAAAGCAGGAGCCCTACGAAGAGGTCATCATCGACTGTGAAGAGCAGCACCAAGGCTCAATCATGGAAGAGCTGGGCTACCGTAAAGGTGAGATGACCAACATGCTGCCGGACGGTAAAGGACGGGTTCGCCTGGACTTCATCATTCCTGCTCGTGGCTTGATCGGTTTCCGCGGCCAGTTCCTGACCCTGACTTCGGGCACCGGTATTCTGACCAGCCGCTTTGATCACTACGGCCCGCTGAAGCCTGAAGCCTCTATCGAGCGTCGTAACGGCGTGCTGGTTTCGATGGTTGACGGTAAAGCCCTTGCCTACGCACTGTATGCACTGCAAGAGCGCGGCAAGCTGATTATCGATCACGCCACGGAAGTTTACGAAGGCATGCTGATCGGTATCAACAACCGCGCTAACGACATGGTGGTTAACCCCACCAAAGGCAAGAAGCTCGACAACATGCGCTCTACCGGTAACGATGAAAACATCGTATTGACCCCGCCGGTTAAGTTCTCCCTGGAGCAGGCCATTGAGTTCCTCGACTCTGACGAGCTTGTCGAAGTCACGCCAGCGCACATCCGCCTGCGTAAAAAGCTGCTGAAAGAGACCGAGCGTAAGCGTTACAGCAAGAAGTAA
- the nusG gene encoding transcription termination/antitermination protein NusG encodes MSKRWYVVHAYSGFEKHVMRSLIERVKMYGMEDRFGEILVPTEEVVEMRDGKRRKSERKFYPGYVLVEMEMADETWHLVNETPRVMGFIGGTKEKPAPITSREADAILLRVKDGTDKPRPKTMFEPGQSVRVVDGPFADFNGVVEEVNYEKSRLHVSVLIFGRSTPVELEFSQVEKE; translated from the coding sequence ATGTCCAAACGTTGGTACGTCGTTCACGCTTATTCTGGCTTTGAAAAGCATGTCATGCGCTCATTGATTGAGCGTGTGAAGATGTATGGTATGGAAGATCGTTTTGGCGAAATTCTGGTGCCAACTGAAGAAGTTGTCGAAATGCGTGACGGCAAGCGACGCAAGAGCGAGCGCAAGTTTTATCCCGGCTACGTATTGGTCGAGATGGAGATGGCCGACGAAACCTGGCACCTCGTCAATGAGACGCCGCGTGTTATGGGCTTTATCGGTGGTACAAAAGAGAAACCTGCGCCAATCACTTCTCGCGAAGCAGATGCCATTTTGCTGCGCGTTAAAGACGGTACTGATAAGCCGCGGCCTAAAACGATGTTTGAGCCGGGTCAGTCAGTGCGTGTTGTCGACGGGCCGTTTGCCGATTTCAATGGTGTTGTCGAAGAAGTTAATTACGAAAAGAGTCGTCTGCATGTCAGCGTGCTGATCTTCGGGCGCTCTACACCTGTTGAGTTAGAATTTTCTCAGGTTGAGAAAGAATAA
- a CDS encoding type III pantothenate kinase, with the protein MILDLDIGNTLSKWRLKDAESSEIRSRGAVWTREEWRPGADIPDLDVVEAVRISSVARAAVLEETVALLRRRVRHVHVAHSTHEALGVVNGYEEPGRLGVDRWMGALAGYQLAGGCCAVDCGSAITIDFVLPGGQHLGGFIIPGLRLMKESLKLGTRNVAIDPESEADELLEPGRRTVDAVNHGIYMAAVSAINRIYSEVCDQEGVALPMLLTGGDARVVSRGVQVPHAVWPDMVYGGLEACFPMTFAERAGKMSGAPRVPEPVALEKIRAGLAFSMLL; encoded by the coding sequence ATGATTCTGGATCTTGATATCGGCAACACGCTGTCTAAATGGCGGCTCAAGGATGCCGAGAGTAGCGAGATACGTTCCCGTGGAGCGGTATGGACCCGGGAAGAGTGGCGCCCGGGGGCCGATATTCCCGATCTCGACGTGGTCGAGGCGGTACGTATATCCAGCGTCGCCAGGGCGGCGGTGCTGGAAGAAACCGTCGCCTTGTTGCGCCGCCGTGTGCGTCATGTGCACGTGGCGCACTCAACCCATGAGGCGCTAGGCGTGGTTAACGGCTATGAAGAGCCGGGGCGCTTGGGGGTTGATCGTTGGATGGGAGCGCTGGCGGGCTATCAGTTAGCGGGCGGTTGCTGTGCGGTGGATTGCGGTAGCGCGATCACTATTGACTTTGTGCTGCCAGGCGGCCAACACCTGGGTGGCTTTATTATCCCCGGTCTTCGCCTGATGAAAGAGAGCTTGAAGCTTGGCACCCGCAATGTGGCCATTGATCCTGAAAGCGAGGCCGATGAGTTGCTAGAGCCTGGCCGACGCACTGTTGATGCGGTCAATCACGGTATCTACATGGCCGCTGTTAGTGCTATTAATCGCATCTATAGCGAAGTATGTGACCAGGAAGGTGTGGCGCTGCCAATGCTGTTAACCGGGGGCGATGCGCGGGTTGTCTCAAGAGGTGTGCAGGTTCCCCATGCAGTGTGGCCGGACATGGTCTATGGCGGCCTGGAGGCGTGCTTTCCGATGACCTTTGCCGAGCGTGCGGGTAAAATGTCGGGGGCGCCGCGGGTGCCTGAACCGGTAGCGCTAGAAAAGATTCGCGCAGGACTTGCATTCTCCATGCTGCTTTGA